ATCGCGCTGGCTGCAGGCGTGATTCTGGTGTCGCTGGTCATCGCCAGCATCTTCCTGCCGCTGCTTGCCAGCCGGGAGGAGACAATAGTCCAGCCAGCCGCAGCCGGCAGCCCGGCCAGCACAGAGCTGGCCGCGAGAAATGTAGTCATTGACGCCGGTATGTCGATGCTGCGCAGTCTGGTCTCTGAGAGCCCTGAACAGGCGAGGCAGCCTGTCCTGCTGGAGTTCACGGACAAGATTGACAGAATCTGCGCGGCAAGGGCGGATCACGATCCGGCCGATGAGGAGCTGCGCCGCAAGGCAGTTGAAGCCCGGATGAATGCGCTGGAGGCAGAGCGCACAGAGCTGCGGCGGATTATGGAGAATGGGGCGATTCCGGAGCCTGTCGCCGTGAAGATGGAGGAGCTGCTGGATCATACGGAATCCCTGCTGTGCCAGCGGCTGAATACACAGCTCCGCTTCTCCTTAACGGAAATTCAGCGGCTGTTCTCCGGCTTGTTCAGCGGTAAGCTGGGGGGCGGGGAGAGCCGCGCCGCGCTGCAGAATGCTGAGGCGGCCCGGACGGCCAAGATGGCGATGTGCAGGGCGGCAATCTCAGCCGTAAGCGACAACATGAGTGAGGAGAACCGGGAAGCGTCGCAGAAGATCATCGGCAAGTATCAGCAGATGGAGGCCCGGCTGGCTCAAGGAGAGGGCTGGATCAAGGATGGTGTAGTGGATGACGGGAAGCTGGAGCTGAAGCTGCAGGCTATCCAGGAGCAGCGTAATACCGTGCAGGAAATGTATCAGAACGGGGCGATTAATCTGAAGGTAGCCGGCAGGCTGCGGCGGTTCGTGGATCAGCTGGAGACCTCCATCTGGGAGGATTAGACCGCAAGAGCGCCTGTGCTGCAACATAGTGTAACCTGATTAAATGTACAAAGCCCGCTTGCGCAGGGACCCCTGGGTCCTTGCTGCAAGCGGGCTTATTGGTGCTGCCTGGGTGATCAGGCGGACCTTTTTGGAAGTTTCTTGAGGCGCATAAAGACCTGGCCCAGCACCTCGCTCAGCACCAGCCCGGCAGCAATGGCTCCGGACAGCAGGAGCGCCTGAACCCCAAACTGGATGCCAAGGTTATTATCATTCTCCACGAACTTGCGCATGGCATCATACGCAAGACCGCCCGGCACAAGCGGGATGATGCCGCCGACACTGAAGATAATGACCGGCATCTTGAAGGAACGCGCAAAAAACTGGCTGATCAGTCCGACCACAACGGTAGCGCCAAAGGTGGCGACGACCGTATCGGAGCTGTAATCCAGCAGCAGGTACAGCATCCAGCCAATCATTCCGGCGAAGCCGCATTGCAGCAGTGCGCGCACCGGTGCATTGAACAGAATGCAGAAGGTTGAGGCAGCGATGAAGCTGGTGATCAATTGCAAAATCATGGCAGGACGACCTCTTTCAAATGGGTGTTAAAAAATGGACAGGACCAGCCCGATGCCGGTCCCGATGGCAAACGCGGTCAGGAAGGCGTCCGCCCCTTTGGAGATGCCGGATACCAGATGCCCGGCCATCAGATCACGGACGGCGTTGGTGATAAGCAGCCCCGGCACAAGCGGCATCACGCAGCCGATGATAATCTTGTCCATTTCCCGCCCGATTCCCAGCCTGACGGAGAAGAATGCCAGCAGTCCGATGATGAAGGAGGCGATGAATTCCGCGAAGAAGCGGATCTGCACCAGGCGGTGAAGATAAGTGGCCGCTGCGAAGCCTGCACCGGAGATCAGCAGCGACGGCAGGGCATCCTGCAGGCTGCCCTTGAACATGACGGTGAAGCAGGCTCCGGTCAAGGCTGCCGCTCCGATCTGTACCCATACCGGGTAAGCATGGGCTGCATCATCAACCACGCCCAGGCGTTCGCGGGCTTCAGCAGCTGTGAGCTGGCGTTCGCTCAGCCGCCGGGAGATGTCGTTGACCTCGGATACCTTCTGCAGGTCGGTTGTCCGCTCGGCGATGCGGAACAGCTTCACCGGCTCGGTCCGGCTGGTGGTGAACATAATGACCGTCGGGGTGACGTAGCTATGCGCACCGGGGAAGCCGAGCGCTGCAGCCATCCGGCTCATGGTGTCCTCCACGCGGTAGGTCTCTGCCCCGCTCTGCAGCATGATCTTGCCCGCCAGCAGGCACAGGTCGATAATGTCATGCGTGGAAGTGTTGCTATTGTTGCTTGTGCTATCCAACTTCGTCGATCCTCCCCGGGAATGTTATATATTCGATTGTCGCCGGAAAGTGTGAAAATTACAACCTTTATTGCAAATAATCTGAAAAATGCTGAACGAGCGCTGGAGCTACTACTCATCGAGCGTGCATAATCCTGTGGCCACCCCGCCGGCGAGGATGGTCAGGATGGAATGAAAGAAGGTTTCCTTGGAGATCAGAATCCCTCCTGCGCCGATAATCATGAAGTCCGTCAGGAATATGATGAGGCCGACATTCAGCGGAACATAACGCCTGATGTATTTGGCCAGCAGGTCAGTTCCGCCTGTACTGGCCTTGAAGCGCAGCATCAGCCCTAACCCGGTGCCCATGAGGAAGCCGCCGAGAATAGCGCTTGATATGGAGCCCAGCTCGATATAATACAGGAAGTAATACTGAAGCGGGTAGAGAAGCTCAATCAGGAAGGAGGAGGCCAGCAGGCCCAGAATGCTGGTATAGAAGATGTCCCGTTCCCGGAACCAGGCCAGCAGGAAGATCGGCAGACTGCAGAGCATGATGCAGACGCCGATTGCCGTGCCGGAGAGATAATTAATGATCAGGGCGATGCCGATAATTCCTCCGTCGAGGATTTTGTAGGGGACCAGGAAGAAGTTGGTTCCGGTGGCAATCAGCAGGCTGGCCAGCAGAATAATAACATAGCTTGGATAGGATCGCATATTCAACATCTCCGGATTAAGGCATGTCTTAATACATATGCGGGCAATTGGAAAAAATATCTAAAATCCATGCTCACCGTGAATAAAGCTTCCGGAAGCGCAGCGGAGAGATCCCGACCTT
This region of Paenibacillus sp. FSL K6-1096 genomic DNA includes:
- a CDS encoding threonine/serine exporter family protein, coding for MILQLITSFIAASTFCILFNAPVRALLQCGFAGMIGWMLYLLLDYSSDTVVATFGATVVVGLISQFFARSFKMPVIIFSVGGIIPLVPGGLAYDAMRKFVENDNNLGIQFGVQALLLSGAIAAGLVLSEVLGQVFMRLKKLPKRSA
- a CDS encoding threonine/serine exporter family protein produces the protein MDSTSNNSNTSTHDIIDLCLLAGKIMLQSGAETYRVEDTMSRMAAALGFPGAHSYVTPTVIMFTTSRTEPVKLFRIAERTTDLQKVSEVNDISRRLSERQLTAAEARERLGVVDDAAHAYPVWVQIGAAALTGACFTVMFKGSLQDALPSLLISGAGFAAATYLHRLVQIRFFAEFIASFIIGLLAFFSVRLGIGREMDKIIIGCVMPLVPGLLITNAVRDLMAGHLVSGISKGADAFLTAFAIGTGIGLVLSIF
- a CDS encoding YitT family protein, yielding MRSYPSYVIILLASLLIATGTNFFLVPYKILDGGIIGIALIINYLSGTAIGVCIMLCSLPIFLLAWFRERDIFYTSILGLLASSFLIELLYPLQYYFLYYIELGSISSAILGGFLMGTGLGLMLRFKASTGGTDLLAKYIRRYVPLNVGLIIFLTDFMIIGAGGILISKETFFHSILTILAGGVATGLCTLDE